In Dysgonomonadaceae bacterium zrk40, one genomic interval encodes:
- a CDS encoding TolC family protein, whose translation MKRSITLSLLLSLTLFLPAQELRPERLTLEETIAYALEHAPERIRQKLMVDEAAIRLNETRLQQLPDIYASSDLRRNLIIPSTPVPAHLFDPDASEGELMYLRFNTTWNASAGLNLSYDLFNPEKVNSVGEQKQQLKIQQYDEMISEKELREQIAIAYAECVIAKEQLRSCRQDTSYYTLLLRNAGDLYEKEQLSLVEKNEIQKAYNESVANCLRAEKIAADTGANLLFLAGAKVTSQTVAALQLEEDIPSLLAKVDQPASTTLTGKELEVMKQNERMSLAALRTRSAEWKYAPTLTLNGYLGTNYYNNDLQLFNDRYWRGNSYLGLSLKIPISQSLSTAKEVSRLRLQQRLEEASLLEIRNRQEKERLEEVSQLVVLRESYRLCEENLVLSMQNLKAAQMQYEKEYTLQQQLLSEQLKAQLAWQSYLQTAYDLFTGLVSMKH comes from the coding sequence ATGAAGAGATCAATCACCCTTTCACTGTTGCTGTCGTTGACCCTGTTTCTGCCGGCACAAGAGTTGCGTCCGGAACGGTTGACACTGGAAGAAACCATTGCCTACGCGCTGGAACATGCACCGGAGCGGATCAGACAGAAACTGATGGTGGATGAAGCGGCGATACGACTCAATGAAACCCGTCTGCAGCAGCTGCCCGACATCTACGCCTCCAGCGATCTGCGGCGCAATCTGATCATCCCCTCCACCCCGGTGCCGGCCCATCTCTTCGACCCCGATGCATCGGAGGGTGAACTGATGTACCTGCGGTTCAACACCACCTGGAACGCTTCGGCAGGCCTCAACCTCAGCTATGACCTCTTCAACCCCGAGAAGGTGAACAGCGTGGGCGAACAAAAGCAGCAGTTGAAGATTCAGCAATATGATGAGATGATATCGGAAAAGGAGCTACGGGAACAGATCGCCATTGCCTATGCCGAATGTGTGATCGCAAAGGAACAGCTCCGCTCCTGCAGACAGGATACATCCTATTATACCCTGCTACTGCGGAACGCCGGTGATCTCTACGAAAAAGAACAGCTCTCCCTGGTGGAGAAAAATGAGATACAAAAAGCCTATAACGAATCTGTGGCGAACTGCCTGCGTGCAGAAAAGATTGCAGCCGATACAGGGGCCAACCTGCTCTTCCTGGCGGGGGCTAAGGTCACATCCCAAACCGTAGCGGCGTTGCAGCTGGAAGAGGATATCCCTTCCCTGCTGGCTAAGGTGGATCAACCTGCATCCACAACTCTGACCGGGAAGGAGCTCGAAGTGATGAAGCAAAATGAGAGGATGTCGCTAGCAGCCTTGCGTACCCGTTCGGCAGAATGGAAGTATGCCCCCACTCTCACACTCAATGGCTACCTGGGTACCAACTATTACAACAATGATCTTCAGCTCTTTAACGACCGATACTGGCGTGGCAACAGCTACCTCGGCCTTTCGCTGAAGATACCCATCAGCCAGTCGCTGAGCACCGCCAAAGAGGTGTCACGACTCAGGCTGCAACAACGACTGGAAGAGGCAAGCCTGCTGGAGATACGCAACCGCCAGGAGAAGGAGCGGCTGGAAGAGGTGTCGCAGCTCGTGGTACTGCGTGAGAGCTATCGCCTCTGCGAAGAAAATCTGGTATTGAGTATGCAGAACCTTAAGGCAGCACAGATGCAATACGAAAAGGAGTATACCCTACAACAGCAACTACTCAGCGAGCAGCTGAAGGCACAACTTGCCTGGCAAAGCTACCTCCAGACCGCCTACGACCTGTTCACCGGACTGGTCTCCATGAAGCATTAA
- a CDS encoding Gfo/Idh/MocA family oxidoreductase — MNRRTFIKSSSLATAGLAAGLSAPLFANDHDRKLKIGLIGSGWYGMVIAKAALEAGGVEVIAVADVDSQHLANSLNELASLQGSRPQGFKDYRELLETSGLEAVLIGTVTHWHALQFIAANRKGLPVYCEKPLAYDIEEGKAMVKAAHEAGNIVQIGFQRRQNKAFSRAKELIGEGRIGKVHQIEAQIHYNPNIDDTTIQDPPASLDWDAWCGPAPLLPYSPSKGHMSWRFEKAYGNGHLVDWGIHNIDIIRTIIGYDMPTSIEAQGGIHALQGLTNTPDTLRATMQFGEVPLIWQHRLWGTGEMDPQYNNGIFFHGEKGTLFAADNRLVLKPAGRNSRQEVMEIPSPRMQEEHVAEFIRAVRTGKRDLISCTIDDAFRSTATVQLAMIAYETGSSIKWDAERQTITGNETGAAMLARPYREGYKRP, encoded by the coding sequence ATGAACCGACGAACATTTATCAAAAGCTCATCACTGGCGACGGCAGGATTGGCCGCCGGATTATCCGCTCCTCTATTTGCAAACGATCACGACAGGAAACTGAAGATCGGCCTGATCGGCAGTGGCTGGTACGGCATGGTAATCGCCAAGGCGGCACTGGAGGCCGGCGGCGTGGAGGTGATCGCTGTCGCCGATGTGGACAGCCAACATCTGGCGAACAGCCTGAACGAATTGGCATCACTGCAGGGCAGTCGTCCACAAGGGTTCAAGGACTACAGGGAGCTGCTGGAGACAAGTGGTCTCGAGGCGGTGTTGATCGGCACGGTTACTCACTGGCATGCACTTCAGTTCATCGCCGCCAACCGAAAAGGGCTGCCCGTCTATTGTGAAAAGCCTCTGGCCTACGACATCGAGGAGGGGAAGGCGATGGTGAAGGCGGCCCACGAGGCGGGCAACATCGTGCAGATAGGCTTTCAGCGGCGACAGAACAAGGCGTTCAGCAGGGCCAAGGAGCTGATCGGTGAAGGCAGGATCGGTAAGGTGCACCAGATAGAAGCACAGATACACTACAACCCCAATATTGATGACACCACCATCCAGGATCCGCCGGCATCGCTCGACTGGGATGCCTGGTGCGGCCCGGCACCCCTGCTGCCTTACAGTCCCTCTAAAGGACATATGTCGTGGCGTTTCGAGAAAGCCTATGGCAACGGTCACCTGGTGGACTGGGGCATTCACAACATCGACATCATCCGCACCATCATTGGGTACGACATGCCCACATCAATTGAAGCCCAGGGAGGCATCCATGCACTGCAGGGGCTGACCAACACCCCCGACACCTTGAGGGCGACGATGCAGTTCGGCGAGGTGCCACTCATCTGGCAGCATCGCCTCTGGGGCACGGGAGAGATGGATCCGCAGTACAACAACGGCATCTTCTTCCACGGTGAGAAGGGTACCCTCTTTGCTGCCGACAACCGGCTGGTGCTGAAGCCGGCGGGCCGCAACAGCCGACAGGAGGTGATGGAGATTCCCTCTCCCCGCATGCAAGAGGAGCATGTGGCTGAGTTCATCAGGGCCGTGAGAACCGGTAAGAGAGATCTGATCAGCTGCACCATTGACGATGCCTTCCGCTCCACCGCCACGGTGCAGCTGGCTATGATCGCCTACGAGACCGGCAGCAGTATAAAGTGGGATGCGGAGCGGCAGACCATCACCGGCAACGAGACAGGTGCAGCAATGCTCGCCAGACCTTACCGTGAAGGTTACAAGCGACCGTAG
- a CDS encoding FtsX-like permease family protein yields MFTTAYKFVRFEKSKSMGILTAIIISIYLIGIELGMFFYLANLIGGLVGNANPDYAQVFVVNRQTENANQLSPFDVRWINQLRSIEGVDDTHGFVITPVTVKFPNGKDAPAMIVGSVYPALAAGPSSGLIESGSLHDLAAPEIVSTDYYDNKALRYEVQRGTRFEINGKAATVGVTTRHAKGFNAPLLYTTLDKARYYSGLSETMVSGIIVTVRNPEMIEPVVRRINQTAPDLKAWPAEELRTGTIVNVMTANNMGMSFATLVIFGIISGFFIIGLTMYSATYDRIKDYGTLKAIGASGRYITRLVIAQSLIYAVTGFLVSLLLLFISKIGMAGAGLIISLSPPLLTFLFLMTLLISVGSSYFSINKLRKVEPSSVFR; encoded by the coding sequence ATGTTCACTACAGCCTATAAATTTGTCCGTTTCGAGAAGTCCAAGAGCATGGGCATCCTCACGGCCATCATCATCAGCATCTACCTGATAGGCATCGAGCTGGGGATGTTCTTCTACCTGGCGAATCTGATCGGGGGACTGGTGGGAAATGCCAACCCGGACTATGCACAGGTGTTCGTGGTGAACCGGCAGACTGAGAACGCCAACCAACTCTCACCCTTCGACGTGCGATGGATCAACCAGCTGCGCAGCATCGAGGGGGTGGACGATACCCACGGCTTCGTGATTACTCCCGTCACGGTCAAATTCCCCAACGGCAAGGATGCCCCCGCCATGATTGTCGGATCAGTTTACCCTGCACTGGCGGCTGGACCCAGCTCAGGGCTGATTGAGAGTGGCTCGCTGCACGACCTGGCTGCACCGGAGATCGTGTCGACCGACTATTACGACAACAAGGCACTGCGATATGAGGTGCAAAGGGGTACCCGCTTCGAGATCAACGGAAAGGCAGCCACGGTGGGTGTCACCACACGACATGCCAAGGGGTTCAACGCACCACTGCTCTACACCACACTCGACAAGGCTCGTTATTACTCGGGACTGTCGGAAACAATGGTGAGCGGCATCATCGTCACCGTACGCAATCCTGAAATGATTGAACCGGTGGTCCGTCGCATCAACCAGACTGCACCCGACCTGAAGGCATGGCCTGCAGAGGAGCTCCGCACCGGAACCATCGTCAACGTGATGACCGCCAACAACATGGGCATGAGCTTTGCCACACTGGTCATCTTCGGAATCATCAGCGGCTTCTTCATCATCGGCCTCACCATGTACTCAGCTACCTACGACCGAATTAAGGATTACGGCACCCTCAAGGCGATTGGTGCCTCAGGCCGTTACATCACCCGCCTGGTGATCGCCCAGTCGTTGATCTACGCTGTGACCGGCTTCCTGGTATCACTCCTGCTGCTGTTCATCTCCAAAATCGGGATGGCCGGGGCCGGACTGATCATCAGCCTCTCACCGCCCCTGCTCACCTTCCTCTTTCTAATGACACTGCTGATCTCGGTAGGTAGCTCCTATTTCTCCATCAACAAACTGAGAAAGGTGGAACCCTCATCCGTATTCCGATAA
- a CDS encoding SMP-30/gluconolactonase/LRE family protein has translation MKPSITLACILLTTALTAQECDIVAEGVVPQKAGTGYAFTEGPAVAKDGSVYFTDQPNDRIYRWDEQEGISLWLEGTERSNGLYFNQEGKLVACADAQNRIILFENRDKRKVLFEDYEEKHLNGPNDLWIAPNGDIYFTDAYYHRPYWPEGYSEIQEARGVYLLTPDGEVTRLIDDYKQPNGIIGTPDGKTLYVADIEDRKIWRYDILPDGSLENKTYFAPHGSDGMTIDDGGNIYLTMGKVWVYSPEGRLISEIEVPESPSNVCFGGEKRDILFITARTSVYILKMKTRGVR, from the coding sequence ATGAAACCATCCATAACCCTTGCATGCATCCTTCTCACAACAGCACTAACCGCCCAGGAATGCGACATTGTTGCAGAGGGAGTCGTTCCACAAAAAGCGGGAACCGGCTACGCATTCACCGAAGGCCCCGCTGTGGCCAAAGATGGAAGTGTCTACTTCACCGACCAGCCCAACGACCGCATCTACCGCTGGGATGAACAGGAGGGCATCTCCCTCTGGCTGGAGGGTACCGAACGCTCCAATGGTTTGTACTTCAACCAAGAGGGGAAGCTGGTGGCTTGTGCCGATGCGCAGAACAGGATCATCCTCTTTGAGAACCGCGATAAGCGGAAGGTGCTCTTTGAGGATTACGAAGAGAAGCACCTCAATGGACCCAACGACCTCTGGATAGCACCCAATGGTGATATCTATTTCACAGATGCTTACTACCACCGTCCCTACTGGCCCGAAGGCTACAGCGAGATACAGGAAGCACGGGGGGTGTACCTCCTCACACCCGACGGGGAGGTGACTCGGTTGATCGACGACTACAAGCAACCCAACGGCATCATCGGCACCCCGGATGGCAAAACACTCTACGTGGCCGATATCGAGGACCGGAAAATCTGGCGATACGACATCCTGCCTGACGGCTCCCTGGAGAACAAGACCTACTTTGCTCCCCATGGGTCGGACGGAATGACCATCGACGACGGTGGAAACATCTACCTTACAATGGGAAAGGTGTGGGTCTACTCACCTGAAGGGAGGTTGATCAGTGAGATTGAAGTGCCGGAGAGTCCTTCCAACGTCTGTTTTGGCGGAGAAAAGCGTGACATCCTGTTCATCACTGCCCGCACATCGGTCTACATCCTGAAGATGAAGACGAGAGGGGTGCGATAA
- a CDS encoding bifunctional enoyl-CoA hydratase/phosphate acetyltransferase, whose amino-acid sequence MPIHDLSELVQRAKERGRCTVAVAAAEDEDVLISLYHAMQEGFVAPLLIGDSEKIAASSRHAGISTGEMEVLDNREGAAVSAQIAVAKVREGRAGMLMKGHVGTADLLKAVLDKEKGLNTDGLLSHVAFFETPYYHKVFGLTDAAMNIAPDLEGKRQILLNAVKLCHRLGIVNPKVAVAAAVEKVNPKMEATLHAAALKEMNRNGELPGCVVDGPFAIDIAFNRESALLKGIEGEVAGDVDLILSPDIEAGNMFYKALNFLGGAVSAALVTGTSVPIVLTSRSDNDRSKLLSLALGAVIR is encoded by the coding sequence ATGCCGATTCACGATTTGTCGGAACTGGTGCAACGCGCCAAAGAGAGAGGGAGATGTACCGTTGCGGTTGCAGCCGCAGAGGATGAGGATGTGCTGATTTCCCTGTATCATGCGATGCAGGAGGGATTCGTAGCCCCCCTGCTGATTGGTGACAGTGAGAAGATTGCAGCTTCATCCCGCCATGCAGGTATTTCGACCGGAGAGATGGAGGTGCTGGACAACCGTGAGGGCGCTGCCGTTTCGGCCCAAATAGCCGTAGCGAAAGTGAGAGAGGGGCGTGCCGGCATGCTTATGAAAGGGCATGTGGGTACGGCCGATCTGCTGAAAGCGGTGCTCGACAAGGAGAAGGGTCTAAACACCGATGGATTGTTGAGTCATGTGGCCTTTTTCGAGACGCCTTACTACCACAAGGTGTTTGGCCTTACCGATGCGGCGATGAACATTGCACCAGACCTGGAAGGTAAGAGACAGATCCTGCTCAACGCCGTAAAGCTTTGTCACCGGCTGGGAATCGTCAACCCCAAGGTAGCGGTGGCCGCTGCGGTGGAGAAGGTGAACCCGAAGATGGAGGCAACGCTGCATGCTGCGGCACTGAAAGAGATGAACCGCAACGGAGAGTTGCCGGGTTGTGTGGTGGATGGTCCTTTTGCCATCGATATCGCCTTTAACCGCGAATCAGCATTGTTGAAGGGCATTGAGGGGGAGGTGGCCGGAGACGTGGACCTGATCCTCTCTCCCGATATCGAGGCGGGAAACATGTTCTACAAGGCGCTCAACTTCCTGGGAGGTGCCGTCTCAGCGGCTCTTGTGACCGGGACATCTGTGCCCATCGTGCTCACCTCGCGGTCGGACAACGACCGCAGCAAACTACTCTCCCTGGCTTTGGGAGCCGTGATCAGATAA
- a CDS encoding dipeptidase → MNEIDKYVKTHEQRFLDELFELIRIPSISSLPEHKPDMYRAAEKWKELLLAAGADKAEVMETDGNPVTYGEKIIDKNAPTVLVYAHMDVMPVDPVELWKTNPFEPVVKDGKIWARGADDDKGQGFMHAKAFEYLVQSGTLACNVKFLIEGEEEVGSPNLPKFCKQHKKMLQADVILVSDTSMIAPDVPSITTGLRGLAYWQVEVTGPNVDLHSGLFGGAVANPINALAKMIAQTMDDDGRILIPGFYDDVVEVSKKERNLMAKAPFSLSDYKKALDVKELFGEKGYSTNERTGIRPTFDVCGIWGGYTGEGAKTVLPSKAYAKISTRLVPNQDHNKIAKLFVKYFESIAPKSVKVKVEYLHGGPSYVCPIDLPAYQAAEKAYSEVYGREPVPVRSGGSIPIIASFEEILGIKSVLMGFGLGSDAIHSPNENFPLEQFYNGIRTIPLFYKHFAEQLKK, encoded by the coding sequence ATGAATGAAATCGACAAGTATGTAAAAACCCACGAACAACGTTTCCTTGATGAACTGTTCGAATTGATCCGCATCCCATCCATCTCATCGCTTCCTGAGCACAAACCGGACATGTACCGTGCGGCCGAAAAATGGAAAGAGCTCCTGCTGGCTGCGGGTGCCGACAAGGCCGAGGTGATGGAGACCGACGGCAACCCGGTGACCTATGGAGAGAAGATCATCGACAAGAATGCCCCCACCGTACTGGTATACGCCCACATGGATGTGATGCCTGTGGACCCTGTTGAACTTTGGAAGACCAATCCATTTGAGCCGGTGGTGAAGGATGGCAAGATCTGGGCACGTGGTGCGGATGATGACAAGGGACAGGGCTTCATGCATGCCAAGGCGTTCGAGTACCTCGTACAATCGGGCACGTTGGCGTGCAACGTCAAGTTCCTCATCGAAGGAGAAGAGGAGGTGGGATCACCCAACCTGCCCAAGTTCTGCAAGCAACACAAGAAGATGTTGCAAGCCGACGTGATCCTGGTCTCCGACACCTCGATGATCGCCCCCGACGTGCCTTCCATCACCACGGGACTGCGTGGGCTGGCTTACTGGCAGGTAGAGGTGACAGGCCCCAACGTGGACCTGCACTCGGGACTCTTCGGCGGTGCCGTGGCCAACCCGATCAATGCGCTGGCAAAGATGATCGCACAGACGATGGACGACGATGGACGCATCCTGATCCCCGGTTTCTATGACGATGTGGTAGAGGTATCAAAAAAAGAGCGCAACTTGATGGCGAAGGCACCCTTCTCATTGAGCGACTATAAGAAAGCGCTTGACGTGAAGGAACTGTTCGGTGAGAAAGGATACAGCACCAACGAGCGCACCGGTATACGGCCTACCTTCGACGTCTGTGGTATCTGGGGCGGCTACACCGGTGAAGGTGCCAAAACGGTACTCCCGTCAAAAGCCTACGCCAAAATCAGTACTCGTCTGGTACCCAACCAGGACCACAACAAGATTGCAAAGCTCTTCGTGAAGTACTTTGAGTCGATCGCCCCCAAGTCGGTCAAGGTGAAGGTGGAGTACCTCCACGGAGGTCCATCCTACGTCTGTCCCATTGACCTGCCGGCCTACCAAGCGGCAGAGAAGGCATACAGCGAAGTCTACGGCAGGGAGCCGGTACCGGTCCGTTCCGGCGGCAGCATCCCCATCATCGCCTCCTTTGAGGAGATCCTCGGCATCAAGTCGGTGCTGATGGGCTTCGGTCTGGGATCTGATGCGATCCACTCCCCTAATGAGAACTTCCCGTTAGAGCAGTTCTACAACGGCATCCGCACCATACCCCTCTTCTACAAGCATTTTGCAGAGCAGTTGAAGAAGTAA
- the buk gene encoding butyrate kinase has protein sequence MATNTRILVINPGSTSTKIAIYQQEKVIFLKTIKHSPDVLRRFEKITDQYEYRKDIIYEELKSADVPVESIDAVIGRGGLVKPIASGVYRVNDAMRDDLLACKRGEHASNLGALIAYDIAKLLPSAEAFIADPVVVDELQPLARYSGHPLFERRSIFHALNQKAIARAHAKSIMKKYEDLNLIVVHLGGGITVGAHQKGKVVDVNQGLDGDGPFSPERTGSLPVGQLLKVAFSGIYSYEKMSEMIVGKGGMMAYLGTNDAYIAEREAKDGDKKHREVLEAMAYQVAKEIGAMGTVLKGEVDAILITGGIANSKWFCNLVIERVYRIAPVHVYPGQDEMGALADNALLAINGEIEVKEYQ, from the coding sequence ATGGCAACCAACACCCGCATCCTGGTAATCAACCCGGGATCTACTTCTACCAAGATCGCCATCTACCAGCAGGAGAAGGTGATCTTCCTGAAAACCATCAAGCATTCACCCGACGTGTTGCGACGATTTGAAAAGATTACCGATCAGTACGAATACCGGAAGGATATCATCTATGAAGAGTTGAAGAGCGCAGATGTGCCGGTGGAATCAATCGATGCCGTAATCGGTCGCGGGGGCTTGGTGAAGCCCATCGCGTCAGGCGTCTACCGTGTGAACGATGCCATGCGCGACGATCTGCTTGCATGTAAGCGGGGCGAGCATGCGAGCAACCTGGGGGCACTGATTGCGTATGACATTGCCAAGTTGCTTCCCTCGGCAGAGGCTTTCATTGCTGATCCGGTGGTTGTGGACGAGCTGCAGCCGTTGGCCCGCTATTCCGGTCATCCTCTTTTTGAGAGAAGATCAATCTTCCATGCCTTGAACCAGAAAGCGATTGCCCGTGCACATGCCAAGTCGATCATGAAGAAATATGAAGATCTCAATCTGATCGTGGTGCACCTGGGTGGCGGAATCACCGTGGGAGCCCATCAGAAGGGGAAGGTGGTGGATGTGAACCAGGGACTGGATGGAGACGGTCCCTTCTCACCCGAACGTACCGGGTCACTGCCCGTGGGCCAGTTGCTGAAGGTGGCTTTCAGCGGCATCTACAGCTACGAAAAGATGTCGGAGATGATCGTGGGCAAAGGGGGGATGATGGCTTACCTGGGTACCAACGATGCCTACATTGCCGAACGTGAGGCGAAGGATGGAGACAAGAAACACCGTGAAGTGTTGGAGGCGATGGCCTATCAGGTAGCGAAGGAGATCGGTGCCATGGGTACCGTGCTGAAAGGTGAGGTGGATGCGATTCTGATCACCGGCGGCATTGCCAACAGCAAGTGGTTCTGCAACCTGGTAATAGAGCGGGTCTACCGCATTGCACCGGTGCATGTTTACCCGGGACAGGATGAGATGGGTGCTCTGGCGGATAACGCCCTGCTGGCAATCAACGGGGAAATCGAGGTTAAGGAGTACCAATAG